The following proteins are encoded in a genomic region of Blastopirellula retiformator:
- a CDS encoding metal ABC transporter permease — MNFLYDLFVEPLASGGYLLRAMFAGSLVAIASAMIGCFIVLRRMAFLGDAISHSMLAGVVGGYLVMKVIAGEEAHFGAMILGALLSGFVTVLLIGFVSRASRVKDDTAIGIMYTGIFAFGGAMASVFSSEIHVDLMHMVMGDVLVVDSQRLWMMGTVTAIVLFVVILFYRQLQLTSFDPIMAASVGVSATLVGYLLTACTSLVVVSAVSIVGIIQVVGLLITPAAAAYLLCDRLSRMLMLSAALGVSSVVLGIYASAWFNIGAGSSIVMAGTVQFMAILILAPHNGLLAGTIRRWRQAPQHILEDVLGCLRRDETHATRFETIRAYVHAHPSVLRRVLQRMLSLALLDKTPDGYILTEAGQLEARRLMRAHRIWETYLQRVGMPEDSLHDRAHLLEHLNDEATVDYLDDRLGHPIRDPHGQEIPEDFVDLVPGAEVKASLLRDGHRAAVTAILDDLNTDEVAVGDMIVAGPREADDTIWTFHLPNGEQLKLDHDLADLLIVRLADPLQAPPFH, encoded by the coding sequence ATGAACTTTCTGTACGATCTCTTTGTCGAGCCGCTCGCTTCCGGCGGTTATTTGTTGCGTGCGATGTTCGCCGGTTCGTTGGTCGCGATCGCCTCAGCAATGATCGGCTGCTTTATCGTCTTGCGGCGGATGGCGTTTCTAGGGGATGCAATCTCGCACTCGATGTTGGCCGGCGTCGTCGGCGGCTATCTGGTCATGAAAGTGATCGCCGGCGAAGAAGCGCACTTTGGCGCGATGATCCTGGGCGCGTTGCTCAGCGGTTTTGTAACCGTGCTGCTGATCGGCTTCGTCTCTCGCGCTTCACGCGTGAAAGACGACACCGCGATCGGAATCATGTACACCGGCATTTTTGCCTTCGGCGGCGCGATGGCGAGCGTTTTCTCCAGCGAGATCCACGTCGATCTGATGCACATGGTGATGGGAGACGTCCTGGTGGTCGACTCGCAGCGACTGTGGATGATGGGAACCGTCACCGCGATCGTGCTGTTTGTCGTGATCTTGTTTTACCGCCAGCTGCAACTGACCAGCTTTGACCCAATCATGGCGGCGTCGGTTGGCGTTTCGGCAACGCTGGTTGGCTACCTTCTGACTGCCTGCACTTCGCTGGTGGTCGTTTCGGCCGTTTCGATCGTCGGCATCATTCAGGTGGTCGGCCTATTGATCACGCCGGCGGCCGCCGCCTATCTGCTGTGCGATCGGTTGTCGCGAATGTTGATGCTGTCGGCGGCGCTCGGCGTCAGTAGCGTGGTACTTGGGATTTACGCATCGGCCTGGTTCAACATTGGCGCCGGTTCTTCGATCGTCATGGCGGGGACGGTGCAGTTCATGGCGATCCTGATTCTGGCGCCCCATAACGGACTGTTGGCAGGCACGATCCGCCGCTGGCGTCAGGCCCCACAACACATTCTGGAAGATGTCCTCGGCTGTTTGCGCCGTGATGAAACGCACGCAACGCGGTTCGAGACGATTCGGGCTTATGTGCACGCCCATCCCTCGGTTCTGCGTCGCGTATTACAGCGGATGCTGTCTTTGGCGCTGCTCGACAAAACGCCTGATGGCTATATCCTGACCGAAGCGGGGCAATTGGAAGCGCGGCGATTGATGCGGGCACACCGCATCTGGGAAACCTATCTGCAGCGCGTCGGCATGCCGGAAGACTCGCTCCACGACCGCGCCCACCTGCTGGAACACTTGAACGACGAAGCGACGGTCGACTATCTCGATGATCGATTAGGACACCCGATCCGCGATCCACATGGACAGGAAATCCCGGAAGACTTCGTCGACCTGGTCCCGGGCGCCGAAGTGAAGGCGAGCCTGTTGCGTGACGGCCATCGCGCCGCAGTCACGGCGATTCTTGACGACCTGAATACGGACGAGGTCGCGGTCGGCGATATGATCGTTGCAGGACCGCGGGAAGCGGACGACACGATCTGGACGTTTCATCTGCCGAACGGCGAACAGCTGAAATTGGATCACGACTTGGCCGACCTGCTGATCGTCCGCTTGGCCGATCCGCTGCAAGCCCCCCCGTTCCACTAA
- a CDS encoding metal ABC transporter ATP-binding protein → MIAPPRRNGPPPAVQVDHLTVSYGPAPVLLDISFQIEPGQLVGVIGPNGSGKSTLIKSILGFVKPDLGEVRLFGVPSEKARKRVAYVPQRGAVDWDFPVTVEQVVMMGRYGQIPWWAWGPSHDDRLAVDDALETVRMTKFRRRQIGQLSGGQQQRVFMARALAQGADILLLDEPFAGVDAATERALLEVLDSTKGAGRTLIVVHHDLATAAEYFDALLLIKQRLFAFGSPQQVLQPELLSEVYEGSLRAFEHLRDVSTGGTR, encoded by the coding sequence ATGATCGCCCCTCCCAGACGCAACGGCCCACCGCCAGCGGTGCAAGTCGACCACCTGACCGTCAGCTATGGCCCGGCGCCGGTGTTGCTTGATATTTCGTTTCAGATCGAACCGGGACAGTTGGTCGGCGTGATCGGGCCGAACGGTTCCGGCAAGTCGACCTTGATCAAGTCAATCCTCGGTTTCGTGAAGCCTGATCTGGGGGAAGTTCGTCTGTTCGGCGTGCCGAGCGAAAAGGCCCGCAAACGAGTCGCTTACGTTCCGCAGCGGGGCGCCGTCGACTGGGACTTTCCGGTCACGGTCGAACAAGTCGTGATGATGGGACGCTATGGACAGATCCCGTGGTGGGCCTGGGGACCGTCGCACGATGATCGCCTGGCGGTCGACGACGCGCTGGAAACGGTCCGCATGACGAAGTTCCGCCGCCGGCAAATTGGCCAGCTCTCGGGCGGGCAGCAACAGCGGGTCTTTATGGCCCGGGCCCTTGCCCAAGGCGCCGACATTCTGCTGCTCGACGAACCGTTCGCCGGCGTTGACGCGGCCACCGAACGGGCGCTGCTTGAAGTGCTCGACAGCACCAAAGGGGCCGGTCGCACGCTGATCGTCGTACATCACGACCTGGCGACGGCGGCCGAGTACTTTGACGCACTACTCTTGATCAAACAGCGGCTGTTCGCGTTTGGCTCGCCGCAACAAGTGCTGCAGCCAGAACTGCTGTCGGAAGTTTACGAAGGATCGCTAAGGGCGTTCGAGCACCTCCGCGACGTTTCGACCGGAGGGACGCGATGA